One Kitasatospora sp. MAP12-44 DNA segment encodes these proteins:
- a CDS encoding HoxN/HupN/NixA family nickel/cobalt transporter — protein MSSAPSTATAPTRWTARLTREEWVRLAGMGAFVLALHVVGWFTLLAVIAPKHYAMGGQVFGAGMGLTAYTLGMRHAFDADHIAAIDNTTRKLMGQGKRPLSVGFWFSLGHSSIVFGLCALLAFGIRSLAGAVESDDSSLHRTTSLVGTSVSGVFLLLIGLVNLAAFNGILRVFRKMRLGDFDEAELERQLDKRGFLNRILGRVTRAVTKSWHMYPVGLLFGLGFDTATEVSLLVLAGGAAAFSLPWYALLVLPVLFAAGMSLLDTIDGSFMNFAYEWAFSKPVRKIYYNLTVTGLSVLVALVIGLIELVGLLGEQFDITSGPIGWIGALDLNLVGYAIVGLFVLTWLGALAFWKFGKVEQKWSAGLLLREHRPELVEAEAE, from the coding sequence ATGAGCAGCGCGCCGTCCACAGCCACCGCACCGACCCGGTGGACCGCCCGGCTCACCCGCGAGGAGTGGGTCCGGCTGGCCGGCATGGGCGCCTTCGTCCTGGCGCTGCACGTGGTCGGCTGGTTCACCCTGCTCGCGGTGATCGCACCCAAGCACTACGCGATGGGCGGTCAGGTCTTCGGCGCGGGCATGGGCCTGACCGCCTACACGCTCGGCATGCGGCACGCCTTCGACGCCGACCACATCGCCGCCATCGACAACACCACCCGCAAGCTGATGGGCCAGGGCAAGCGCCCGCTCTCGGTGGGCTTCTGGTTCTCGCTCGGCCACTCGTCCATCGTCTTCGGGCTCTGCGCGCTGCTGGCCTTCGGCATCCGCTCGCTGGCCGGCGCGGTCGAGTCGGACGACTCCTCGCTGCACCGCACCACCAGCCTGGTCGGCACCTCGGTCTCCGGTGTCTTCCTGCTGCTGATCGGCCTGGTCAACCTGGCCGCCTTCAACGGCATCCTGCGGGTCTTCCGCAAGATGCGGCTCGGCGACTTCGACGAGGCCGAGTTGGAGCGCCAGCTCGACAAGCGCGGCTTCCTCAACCGGATCCTGGGCCGGGTCACCCGGGCGGTCACCAAGTCCTGGCACATGTACCCGGTCGGCCTGCTCTTCGGCCTCGGCTTCGACACCGCGACCGAGGTCTCGCTGCTGGTACTGGCCGGCGGCGCCGCGGCCTTCTCGCTGCCCTGGTACGCGCTGCTGGTGCTGCCCGTGCTGTTCGCGGCCGGTATGAGCCTGCTGGACACCATCGACGGCTCGTTCATGAACTTCGCCTACGAGTGGGCCTTCTCCAAGCCGGTCCGCAAGATCTACTACAACCTCACGGTGACCGGCCTGTCGGTGCTGGTCGCGCTGGTGATCGGGCTGATCGAGCTGGTCGGGCTGCTGGGCGAGCAGTTCGACATCACCTCGGGCCCGATCGGCTGGATCGGCGCGCTGGACCTCAACCTGGTCGGCTACGCGATCGTCGGCCTCTTCGTGCTGACCTGGCTGGGCGCGCTGGCGTTCTGGAAGTTCGGCAAGGTCGAGCAGAAGTGGTCGGCGGGCCTGCTGCTGCGCGAGCACCGGCCGGAGCTCGTGGAGGCCGAGGCGGAGTAG
- a CDS encoding alpha-galactosidase encodes MRTFPSLVRTFVRPALALALVAAAAPAALLAAAPAQAQAQANGVALTPPMGWSSWSFLRKNPTEANIEAQAKAMSTTGLVAHGYKYVNIDDFWYLNPATTVDAYGRWATDPSHFPNGMGAVGSYVHNLGEKYGMYLTPGIPVAAYNQNTPIQGTSFHARDIVSNTLSYETNYNFGTGSMYYIDYAKNPAAAQAYLNSWADQLASYGVDYLKIDGVGDWDIPDIQHWSQALNQTGRPIHLELSNSLDIKNAPTWQQSANGWRIDGDVECYCSASSYPLTDWTNVAYRFGDAPDWAGYAGSGGWNDLDSVEVGNGGNDGLTPDERQSQLTLWSIEGAPLLLGTDLTSMDSGDLGLLTNDEVLAVDQAGHPARPVDRLTQQQVWSAPNGDGSYTVALFNLTGSAAPVTARWSDVGFSGSASVRDLWSHTELGSANGTFSATIPAHGSRLLKVTPTAGAHSTLLRYNVVNAASGQYLDVSGAATADDSPIVQQPADGGTDQQWQLVPTGDGYYKLENVNSGLLVNIPGGSSTSGLPLIQYHDDNAPNSQWKLTPNAGGGYTVAGRSDGQSMDLAGGATAAGTAVVQSAPGSSASQQWKLVPVPVPGAQYKLVNGRSGGRMDVNFDSTGDNAAIVEWFDNEASDQLWTFTAQSGGAYTIANANSGKLLNIPGPSTIQGTQLIQYHDDGNSNSRWTLVDAGPNLVQLKSVYDGQLVDLDNGSLYPGGSVLQWPADGGTNQTWSLVPPS; translated from the coding sequence GTGCGCACATTCCCCTCGCTGGTCAGGACGTTCGTCCGGCCGGCTCTCGCTCTCGCGCTGGTTGCCGCGGCGGCGCCGGCGGCGCTGCTGGCGGCTGCGCCGGCGCAGGCCCAGGCCCAGGCCAACGGCGTGGCACTCACCCCGCCGATGGGATGGAGCAGCTGGAGCTTCCTCCGGAAGAATCCAACAGAAGCCAACATCGAGGCGCAGGCCAAGGCCATGTCCACCACCGGCCTGGTCGCGCACGGGTACAAGTACGTCAACATCGACGACTTCTGGTACCTCAACCCCGCCACCACCGTTGACGCGTACGGCCGTTGGGCCACCGACCCGAGCCACTTCCCCAACGGCATGGGCGCGGTGGGCAGTTATGTGCACAACCTGGGCGAGAAGTACGGGATGTACCTGACGCCGGGCATCCCGGTGGCCGCCTACAACCAGAACACCCCGATCCAGGGCACCTCGTTCCATGCCCGGGACATCGTCTCCAACACCCTGAGCTACGAGACCAACTACAACTTCGGCACCGGCTCGATGTACTACATCGACTACGCCAAGAACCCCGCGGCCGCCCAGGCCTACCTCAACTCCTGGGCCGACCAGCTGGCTTCGTACGGGGTGGACTACCTCAAGATCGACGGGGTCGGCGACTGGGACATCCCCGACATCCAGCACTGGTCGCAGGCGCTCAACCAGACCGGCCGGCCGATCCACCTGGAGCTGTCCAACTCGCTGGACATCAAGAACGCCCCGACCTGGCAGCAGAGCGCCAACGGCTGGCGGATCGACGGCGACGTGGAGTGCTACTGCAGCGCCTCCTCCTACCCGTTGACCGACTGGACCAATGTCGCCTACCGCTTCGGCGACGCCCCCGACTGGGCCGGCTACGCCGGGTCCGGCGGCTGGAACGACCTGGACTCGGTCGAGGTCGGCAACGGCGGCAACGACGGCCTCACCCCGGACGAGCGGCAGTCCCAGCTGACGCTCTGGTCCATCGAGGGCGCGCCGCTGCTGCTCGGCACCGACCTCACCAGCATGGACAGCGGCGACCTCGGCCTGCTCACCAACGACGAGGTGCTCGCCGTCGACCAGGCCGGCCACCCGGCCCGCCCGGTGGACCGGTTGACCCAGCAGCAGGTCTGGTCGGCGCCCAACGGGGACGGCAGCTACACCGTGGCGCTGTTCAACCTCACCGGCTCCGCCGCGCCGGTCACCGCCCGCTGGTCGGATGTCGGATTCAGCGGCTCGGCCTCGGTCCGCGATCTCTGGAGCCACACCGAACTCGGCTCCGCCAACGGCACGTTCAGCGCCACCATCCCGGCGCACGGCAGCCGGCTGCTCAAGGTCACCCCGACCGCCGGCGCGCACTCCACGCTGCTGCGCTACAACGTGGTCAACGCGGCCAGCGGCCAGTACCTGGACGTCAGCGGCGCGGCCACCGCGGACGACAGCCCGATCGTCCAGCAGCCGGCCGACGGCGGCACCGACCAGCAGTGGCAGCTCGTCCCGACCGGCGACGGCTACTACAAGCTGGAGAACGTCAACAGCGGCCTGCTGGTCAACATCCCCGGCGGCAGTTCCACCAGCGGCCTGCCGCTGATCCAGTACCACGACGACAACGCGCCCAACTCGCAGTGGAAGCTCACCCCGAACGCCGGCGGTGGCTACACGGTCGCCGGCCGCTCGGACGGCCAGAGCATGGACCTCGCCGGCGGCGCCACCGCCGCCGGGACGGCCGTCGTCCAGTCCGCGCCGGGCAGCTCCGCGAGCCAGCAGTGGAAGCTGGTGCCGGTGCCCGTCCCGGGGGCGCAGTACAAGCTGGTCAACGGCCGCAGCGGCGGCCGGATGGACGTCAACTTCGACTCCACCGGCGACAACGCGGCGATCGTGGAATGGTTCGACAACGAGGCGTCCGACCAGCTCTGGACCTTCACCGCGCAGAGCGGCGGCGCCTACACCATCGCCAACGCCAACAGCGGCAAGCTGCTGAACATCCCCGGCCCGAGCACCATCCAGGGCACCCAGCTGATCCAGTACCACGACGACGGCAACAGCAACTCCCGCTGGACGCTGGTCGATGCCGGACCCAACCTGGTCCAGCTGAAGAGCGTCTACGACGGCCAGCTGGTCGACCTCGACAACGGGTCGCTCTACCCGGGCGGCTCGGTGCTCCAGTGGCCCGCCGACGGCGGCACCAACCAGACCTGGTCGCTGGTCCCGCCGTCCTGA
- a CDS encoding tetratricopeptide repeat protein, protein MTADDRAQPTESTAVNQGRAFGHGRVYQASRDQLITEHHHHYAGPEPVPWPSPDSVRVARADRPPRILRNRCKLRQTLGTALLEGGSIQVVHGMGGSGKTSLAHWAFQEAQRSGRIGLWVTASDRMSLRAAMLAVAADRGAAPGELLAAHHGHRAAADLVWHYLDRSAQPWLLVIDNADEPAFLEEGGWLRSSAGGTVLVTSRHATTPVWRGAAVHQLDLLPLEDAAQVLCDLAPDTGDLEQARAVARRLGCLPLALDLAGSYLANQLLESWTMGEYFDHLQDDDATSLIDQGAELRSGARESRQLVSRTWQLTLDALSAQGIPEATALLRLLSCWAPDPLPVAVLARGAADGAQLDALTPPLPSSRLEAALRALLDNSLTALQEFPTGPDGANTRCVQVHAVLLDSVHAGMPPLDRDAYVRAATALLATALPEAGHRGVGSANLRLLVPHVTALLQRTAATAPSATLRLAVATAQQIHEVGDYQAALALAELTAQTALRAHGADHPDTLLAQHQQGDSLRRLGRLREAEQLLREVLGRREEFLGHDHPDTLQSAAVLSTPLYLLGQREESLALLERAISGQRGALGDNHLETLRSRALVLEFLVDAGRFPDFLANGPATVADCEQFLGPDHGVTAIAYSNYAYGLLHAGTPQDAHAAAARALAARIRHHGTEHPLVYSAKLVLSWALMRCGSHQEAVALMRTAAAGRERLLGTDHPLSVKARILLAERLAAAGQPQEARQLFDGNIAAATQTYGPGDPDLTRVRLLFPE, encoded by the coding sequence GTGACCGCCGACGACCGGGCGCAGCCCACCGAATCGACCGCCGTCAACCAAGGCCGGGCTTTCGGACATGGACGCGTCTACCAGGCCAGTCGCGACCAGCTGATCACCGAGCACCACCACCACTACGCGGGCCCCGAACCCGTCCCCTGGCCGTCGCCCGACTCGGTACGGGTGGCTCGCGCGGACCGCCCGCCCAGGATCCTGCGCAACCGCTGCAAGCTGCGCCAGACGCTCGGCACCGCGCTGCTGGAGGGCGGCAGCATCCAGGTCGTCCATGGCATGGGCGGCAGCGGAAAGACCTCGCTGGCCCACTGGGCCTTCCAGGAGGCCCAGCGCAGCGGCCGGATCGGGCTCTGGGTCACCGCCTCGGACCGGATGTCGCTGCGGGCGGCCATGCTCGCGGTCGCCGCCGACCGCGGTGCCGCGCCCGGAGAACTGCTCGCCGCCCACCACGGCCACCGGGCCGCCGCCGATCTGGTCTGGCACTACCTCGACCGGTCCGCCCAACCCTGGCTGCTCGTCATCGACAACGCCGACGAGCCGGCGTTCCTGGAGGAGGGCGGCTGGTTGCGCAGCAGCGCCGGCGGAACCGTCCTGGTCACCTCCCGGCATGCCACCACCCCGGTCTGGCGGGGAGCCGCCGTGCACCAGCTGGACCTCCTGCCGCTGGAGGACGCCGCCCAGGTGCTCTGCGACCTCGCGCCGGACACCGGTGACCTGGAGCAGGCCAGGGCAGTGGCCCGCCGGCTCGGCTGCCTGCCACTGGCCCTGGACCTCGCCGGGTCCTATCTCGCCAACCAACTCCTGGAGTCATGGACCATGGGCGAATACTTCGACCATCTGCAGGACGACGACGCGACCAGCCTGATCGACCAGGGCGCCGAACTCCGTTCCGGTGCACGGGAGTCGCGCCAACTCGTCTCCCGGACCTGGCAGCTCACCCTGGACGCGCTGAGCGCCCAGGGGATTCCCGAGGCGACCGCGCTGCTGCGACTGCTCTCCTGCTGGGCCCCCGATCCGCTACCCGTGGCCGTGCTGGCCCGCGGCGCAGCCGACGGCGCGCAGTTGGACGCCCTGACGCCTCCGCTGCCGAGCAGCCGACTGGAGGCGGCCCTGCGGGCTCTGCTGGACAACTCCCTGACGGCACTGCAGGAGTTCCCCACCGGCCCGGACGGTGCGAACACCCGCTGCGTGCAGGTGCACGCGGTGCTGCTCGACAGCGTCCACGCCGGTATGCCGCCGCTCGACCGGGATGCCTACGTCCGGGCGGCCACAGCCTTGCTGGCCACCGCGCTGCCCGAAGCCGGCCACCGCGGCGTGGGCTCGGCCAACCTGCGCCTGCTCGTCCCGCACGTCACCGCGCTGCTGCAGCGGACGGCGGCGACCGCACCGTCCGCGACCCTGCGGCTGGCGGTGGCGACCGCCCAGCAGATTCACGAGGTGGGCGACTACCAGGCCGCGCTGGCCCTGGCCGAACTGACGGCGCAGACCGCCCTGCGGGCGCACGGCGCCGATCACCCCGACACCCTGCTCGCCCAGCACCAGCAGGGCGATTCGCTGCGCCGCCTGGGACGACTGCGCGAGGCCGAGCAACTGCTGCGCGAAGTCCTGGGCCGGCGCGAGGAGTTCCTCGGCCACGACCATCCGGACACCTTGCAGAGCGCGGCGGTGCTGAGCACTCCGCTCTACCTGCTCGGGCAGCGCGAGGAGAGTCTCGCCCTGCTGGAGCGGGCGATCAGCGGGCAGCGCGGCGCCCTGGGCGACAACCACCTGGAGACGCTCAGAAGCCGCGCACTCGTCCTCGAATTCCTGGTCGACGCAGGGCGGTTCCCGGACTTCCTGGCCAACGGCCCAGCCACCGTCGCCGACTGCGAGCAGTTCCTCGGCCCAGACCACGGCGTCACCGCCATCGCCTACAGCAACTATGCGTACGGCCTGCTGCACGCGGGCACCCCGCAGGACGCTCACGCCGCGGCCGCACGGGCGCTGGCAGCTCGGATCCGCCACCACGGAACTGAGCACCCGCTGGTCTACTCGGCCAAGCTGGTGCTCAGTTGGGCCCTGATGCGGTGCGGCAGCCATCAGGAGGCGGTCGCCCTGATGCGGACGGCGGCGGCCGGGCGCGAGCGTCTCCTGGGCACCGACCACCCGCTGTCGGTGAAGGCCCGCATCCTGCTCGCGGAACGGCTGGCGGCGGCCGGCCAACCGCAGGAAGCCCGACAGTTGTTCGACGGGAACATCGCCGCCGCCACGCAGACCTACGGCCCGGGCGATCCCGACTTGACCAGGGTCCGCCTGCTCTTTCCCGAGTAG
- a CDS encoding SGNH/GDSL hydrolase family protein yields the protein MLSHARKSAPALLGTLALTASLVALAAPGAQAAPTDSSTSGAYVALGDSYAAGAGVPDQSDGLCLRSDHNYGHLVAAALNSSSYTDVTCSAAKIKDITSSQIDVLLKVNDPQIDALSSGTRLVTLGIGGNDLGTSTLGIGDVIATCIAGAVVNPAGTPCKDVYADGHWVWSWSSFSWSWQYGEDTLVDRINTAAPALASTLQQIHAKAPNAKVLLVGYPSVLPDDASECAGRQPVTVGDVAYLHGILGQLNDMLAGTAAANGATYVDTATPTKGHDVCSDDRWIEGALPGSPAVPFHPNATGEQAMANAVLAALH from the coding sequence GTGCTCAGCCACGCCCGGAAATCCGCCCCTGCCCTTTTGGGCACCCTCGCCCTCACCGCCTCGTTGGTCGCCCTGGCCGCCCCCGGCGCTCAGGCCGCCCCGACCGATTCGAGCACCAGCGGCGCATATGTCGCACTCGGCGATTCCTATGCCGCCGGCGCCGGCGTTCCCGACCAGTCCGACGGGCTCTGCCTTCGTTCGGACCACAACTACGGCCACCTGGTGGCCGCCGCGCTGAACAGCAGCTCGTACACGGACGTCACCTGCTCGGCCGCCAAGATCAAGGACATCACCAGCTCGCAGATCGACGTCCTGCTCAAGGTCAACGACCCGCAGATCGACGCGCTCTCCAGCGGCACCCGGCTGGTCACCCTCGGCATCGGCGGCAACGACCTGGGCACCTCGACGCTGGGCATCGGCGACGTCATCGCCACCTGCATCGCGGGCGCCGTGGTCAACCCGGCCGGCACCCCCTGCAAGGACGTCTACGCCGACGGGCACTGGGTCTGGTCCTGGAGCAGCTTCTCCTGGAGCTGGCAGTACGGCGAGGACACCCTGGTCGACAGGATCAACACTGCGGCGCCCGCGCTGGCCTCCACCCTCCAGCAGATCCACGCCAAGGCGCCCAACGCCAAGGTGCTGCTGGTCGGTTACCCGTCCGTGCTGCCGGACGACGCCTCCGAGTGCGCGGGCCGCCAGCCCGTCACGGTCGGCGACGTGGCCTACCTGCACGGGATCCTCGGCCAGCTGAACGACATGCTGGCCGGCACCGCCGCGGCCAACGGCGCCACCTACGTGGACACCGCGACCCCCACCAAGGGCCACGACGTCTGCTCGGACGACCGCTGGATCGAGGGCGCCCTGCCGGGCTCGCCGGCCGTCCCGTTCCACCCGAACGCCACCGGCGAGCAGGCGATGGCGAACGCCGTCCTGGCCGCCCTGCACTGA